A single Aspergillus chevalieri M1 DNA, chromosome 3, nearly complete sequence DNA region contains:
- the EMP24 gene encoding emp24/gp25L/p24 family protein (BUSCO:EOG09264FOM;~COG:U;~EggNog:ENOG410PHTG;~InterPro:IPR015720,IPR009038,IPR036598;~PFAM:PF01105;~SECRETED:SignalP(1-21);~TransMembrane:1 (n6-16c21/22o172-192i)), with protein sequence MRFSPATLLITALTWITAVTAHNIQLRAHSRECFHEPLHKDDRMTVTFQVGDREFGGSGNLEVDFWVEDPLRNRQYFKQAISSDDYSFTAHADGKYIYCFSNEGWTSNSKEVSFNVHGIVYVPESEAQDPLDTEVRRLSEALAQVKDEQSYIVVRERVHRNTAESTNARVKWWSIFQLAVLIGEGVFQVWWLKRFFEVKRVV encoded by the exons ATGCGGTTCTCCCCAGCGACCTTGCTCATCACAGCGCTGACCTGGATCACCGCCGTGACAGCACACAACATCCAACTTCGGGCACACTCGAGAGAATGCTTTCACGAACCGTTGCATAAGGATGACCGGATGACTGTCACATTCCAGGTTGGTGACAGAGAGTTTGGAGGTAGTGGAAACCTTGAGGTTGATTTCTGG GTCGAGGACCCCTTAAGGAACCGTCAATACTTCAAGCAGGCCATTTCCTCCGACGACTACAGTTTCACTGCCCACGCCGATGGCAAGTACATCTACTGCTTCAGCAACGAAGGCTGGACATCCAACTCCAAAGAGGTCTCTTTCAACGTGCACGGAATCGTCTACGTCCCCGAATCGGAAGCGCAGGATCCTTTGGATACTGAAG TCCGTCGACTCTCGGAAGCTTTGGCTCAAGTTAAGGATGAACAATCGTACATTGTGGTGAGAGAGCGGGTACACCGGAACACAGCGGAGAGCACCAATGCGCGAGTGAAGTGGTGGAGTATCTTCCAGCTTGCCGTGCTTATCGGAGAGGGTGTCTTCCAGGTGTGGTGGTTGAAGAGATTCTTCGAG GTTAAGCGGGTTGTCTAA
- a CDS encoding SANT/Myb-like DNA-binding domain-containing protein (COG:S;~EggNog:ENOG410Q2TB;~InterPro:IPR001005,IPR009057,IPR017877) yields the protein MPVFVVDGKQYKVPFKTLFKGNKTICDQIIADKRASTVLPEVTLEQATATRASNTASTNDQTDQCYRFWTAREDRLLRELVAFRVPWSRISISLGNRPIEDVKKRWDYLRSGKAQSVEVGVDGAFSTDGIPVGNPHLKKFARTTQPEPKPERHVSFADPLVTAGDTDDEEENGASHPPKTKKVYYVDEEFSLEDVVMLHNIAAKWERDRWLAISTRFNDITQRKITPEQAKSVVDN from the exons ATGCCCGTTTTCGTTGTGGATGGAAAGCAGTACAAAGTCCCCTTCAAGACCCTGTTCAAAGGCAACAAAACCATCTGCGACCAGATAATAGCTGATAAG CGCGCAAGTACTGTTCTACCAGAGGTCACCTTGGAACAAGCCACGGCCACCCGAGCTTCAAACACAGCATCTACCAATGACCAGACAG ATCAATGCTATCGTTTTTGGACAGCGAGGGAAGACCGACTGCTCCGAGAACTCGTCGCTTTTCGGGTGCCATGGAGCCGCATATCCATCTCATTGGGGAACAGACCTATAGAGGACGTCAAGAAACGTTGGGACTATCTCCGCAGTGGGAAAGCCCAGAGTGTCGAAGTTGGGGTCGATGGCGCGTTCTCGACCGACGGGATTCCCGTTGGCAATCCGCATTTGAAGAAATTCgcgagaaccacccagcctGAACCCAAACCAGAGCGTCACGTTTCCTTTGCCGACCCACTTGTCACAGCAGGAGAT ActgatgacgaagaagaaaacggCGCCTCCCACCCACCGAAGACCAAGAAAGTGTATTATGTCGACGAGGAATTCTCACTGGAGGACGTAGTCATGTTGCACAACATCGCAGCTAAATGGGAACGAGACCGATGGCTGGCCATCAGCACCCGATTCAACGACATAACACAACGGAAAATCACCCCCGAACAAGCCAAATCAGTGGTTGACAATTGA
- a CDS encoding uncharacterized protein (COG:S;~EggNog:ENOG410PRQ7;~PFAM:PF11578) — protein MSEFSSIKPAFTVWVTIDAPLPVGSASRTNNLMVVSMSDGILRSDPAFEPAIDAEFIGVGNDYIHADPDAQHLRLNAHGVVK, from the exons ATGTCTGAATTTTCCTCGATCAAGCCTGCCTTTACGGTCTGG GTCACTATTGACGCACCATTACCGGTGG GCAGCGCATCACGAACCAATAACCTGATGGTTGTG TCCATGTCGGACGGCATACTGAGAAGCGATCCGGCATTCGAACCCGCCATTGATGCAGAATTCATCGGTGTTGGTAACGATTATATCCATGCCGATCCGGATGCCCAGCACCTGCGCTTGAATGCTCATGGTGTTGTCAAGTAA
- the PPN1 gene encoding endopolyphosphatase (BUSCO:EOG09262645;~COG:I;~EggNog:ENOG410QE5S;~InterPro:IPR012358,IPR004843,IPR029052;~PFAM:PF00149;~SECRETED:SignalP(1-17);~go_component: GO:0005773 - vacuole [Evidence IEA];~go_component: GO:0016021 - integral component of membrane [Evidence IEA];~go_function: GO:0000298 - endopolyphosphatase activity [Evidence IEA];~go_function: GO:0016787 - hydrolase activity [Evidence IEA]) has product MIPKLLFSAFFFANAFAILLAGHEQQQQPLGNGVSSSTAHSAGGAQRLTGRFLHITGMLRSKWFTRQLVMGFDILHSSVPDPHPDSHYKRGASSDNNCHRGHGSAGYFGAVGTDCDAPLILMNATFRWIEQNLKGNIDFVLWTGDSARHDRDEKTPRTMEEIIYLNEILSQKFIDVFQDSIPVVPTIGNNDIMPHNTMKEGPNRWTKTFLDVWGKFIPESERHSFVEGGWFTSEVIPGKLAAISLNTMYFYSSNSAVDGCDDKDEPGYEHMEWLRIQLKLLRQRKMKAILIGHVPPARAGSKQGWDETCWQKYTLWLHQYRDVIVGSVYGHMNIDHFIFQDSHDIDIVDLEGDNTGTENFSIQSIANYLDALRDQWSDMPSPPSGLSIEECLDEDFAETDGDGLWTDISKKRKKKKKFLRKIGGPLAERYSVSLVSPSLVPTYFPTLRVIEYNITDLEDTPIWSDIQENTEVSYPDNDDIPDVLEPEDSPIVDIDMKKKKKKKPKKPNFKVPEPPPSSALPGPGYSNQPLSWLGYTQYYANLTRINEEMSLRESMYRDEAGNNVNFTSVDDVFDFEVEYDTQNDHIYKMKDLTVRSFFDLASRIANNIPNTLESPADTNDGDCNSQKKKKKKGKKKKNKAWKTFLDRAFVGYLDINNLEETES; this is encoded by the coding sequence ATGATTCCAAAACTGCTGTTCTCGGCTTTCTTTTTCGCCAATGCCTTCGCCATTCTCCTTGCAGGTCacgagcagcagcagcagccattgGGTAACGGCGTCTCTTCTTCGACGGCGCATAGCGCTGGAGGAGCGCAGAGGCTAACTGGGCGGTTCCTGCATATTACAGGTATGTTGCGATCGAAATGGTTTACACGTCAATTGGTGATGGGTTTTGACATTCTTCATTCTTCCGTGCCAGATCCCCATCCCGATTCGCACTATAAACGAGGAGCGTCAAGTGACAATAATTGCCATCGAGGCCATGGATCTGCCGGATACTTTGGAGCGGTAGGAACCGATTGCGATGCTCCGTTGATCTTGATGAACGCGACTTTCCGATGGATCGAGCAAAATCTAAAGGGGAATATTGACTTTGTGCTCTGGACTGGCGATTCCGCCCGGCATGACAGGGATGAGAAGACTCCGCGGACAATGGAGGAAATCATCTACCTGAACGAAATTTTGTCACAGAAATTCATCGATGTTTTCCAAGACTCCATCCCCGTCGTTCCGACAATTGGAAACAACGATATTATGCCACATAACACGATGAAGGAGGGACCGAACCGTTGGACGAAGACGTTTTTGGATGTCTGGGGCAAGTTCATCCCGGAGTCTGAGCGACATAGTTTTGTGGAGGGTGGCTGGTTCACGAGCGAAGTGATCCCTGGTAAATTGGCAGCCATCAGTCTCAACACCATGTACTTCTATAGTTCCAACTCCGCGGTGGATGGATGCGACGACAAGGATGAGCCGGGTTATGAGCACATGGAGTGGCTCAGAATCCAGCTGAAACTGCTTCGCCAGCGCAAGATGAAGGCAATTCTGATCGGGCATGTACCTCCGGCCAGGGCAGGCTCAAAACAAGGATGGGATGAAACGTGCTGGCAGAAATACACCCTATGGTTGCATCAATATCGAGATGTCATTGTTGGGAGCGTTTATGGACATATGAACATCGACCACTTCATATTCCAGGACAGCCACGATATCGACATCGTCGATTTGGAAGGTGACAATACGGGGACTGAAAATTTCTCTATCCAATCAATCGCAAACTATCTTGACGCCCTTCGAGACCAATGGTCCGATATGCCATCCCCGCCATCTGGTCTCTCAATTGAGGAGTGCTTGGATGAAGACTTTGCAGAGACTGATGGCGATGGGCTTTGGacagatatatccaagaagagaaagaagaaaaagaagttcTTGAGAAAGATCGGTGGTCCTCTGGCCGAAAGATACAGTGTCTCTTTGGTGTCACCTAGTTTGGTGCCAACCTACTTTCCTACGCTCCGTGTGATTGAATATAACATCACTGACTTGGAAGATACGCCGATTTGGTCTGATATTCAAGAAAACACGGAGGTCTCATATCCCGACAACGATGACATACCGGACGTTTTGGAACCCGAAGACTCTCCGATAGTGGACATTGacatgaagaaaaagaaaaagaagaaaccaAAAAAGCCAAACTTCAAAGTACCAGAACCCCCGCCGTCTTCCGCCCTTCCGGGTCCTGGCTACTCAAACCAGCCGTTGTCCTGGCTCGGATATACGCAGTACTACGCCAACCTAACGAGGATAAACGAGGAAATGTCCTTGCGCGAGTCAATGTACCGAGACGAGGCTGGGAACAACGTCAATTTTACCAGCGTTGACGATGTATTTGACTTCGAGGTCGAGTACGATACTCAGAACGACCACATCTACAAAATGAAGGACCTGACTGTCCGCAGCTTCTTCGATCTAGCCAGTCGGATTGCGAACAACATTCCGAATACCCTGGAATCACCTGCTGACACTAACGACGGCGATTGCAATAgccaaaagaagaaaaagaagaaaggtaaaaagaagaagaacaaggcaTGGAAGACCTTCCTTGATCGGGCGTTCGTTGGGTATTTGGACATCAATAATCTCGAAGAGACAGAATCATGA
- a CDS encoding uncharacterized protein (COG:S;~EggNog:ENOG410PXX7), with protein sequence MARLTCSGLVDCGFLSSLDDILPSSDEYPDLQKRPIDGLNKIGNFMLGAAQWIMWSDECHYVYQQCTKVESVSGLRQMWSMERWREWKRQFAFVAGDERFAQKYREVAERSHRQMLICEGEDTAE encoded by the coding sequence ATGGCGCGCCTAACCTGTTCAGGCTTGGTTGACTGTGGTTTTCTGAGTTCTCTAGATGACATACTGCCGTCCAGTGATGAATACCCAGATTTGCAGAAGCGTCCAATTGATGGACTGAATAAGATTGGCAACTTTATGCTTGGAGCTGCCCAGTGGATTATGTGGTCAGATGAATGTCACTATGTCTACCAGCAATGTACAAAGGTGGAAAGCGTGTCAGGGTTACGCCAAATGTGGAGTATGGAGCGCTGGAGGGAGTGGAAGCGTCAGTTTGCCTTTGTGGCTGGTGATGAGCGATTTGCCCAGAAATACCGGGAGGTGGCTGAACGATCACATCGTCAAATGCTTATCTGTGAGGGTGAGGACACGGCTGAGTAA
- the bgt1 gene encoding 1,3-beta-glucanosyltransferase Bgt1 (CAZy:GH17;~COG:G;~EggNog:ENOG410PK2A;~InterPro:IPR017853,IPR000490;~PFAM:PF00332;~SECRETED:SignalP(1-20);~go_function: GO:0004553 - hydrolase activity, hydrolyzing O-glycosyl compounds [Evidence IEA];~go_process: GO:0005975 - carbohydrate metabolic process [Evidence IEA]) produces the protein MRVSGLLPALLAALPAAATSNDGRGLLGLALGNQNADGSCKATSDYKADFDAIKSVTTLVRTYSASNCDTAKNIIPAAKEKGFKVVLGVWPDYDQSFNEDFNALKSTVHGNEDVVRAITVGSEVLYRGGLTAEQLLNRIQQVQKEFPDLSVGFVESWNKLNDGSADPILQGGVNYVLANGFAYWQNTPIDSAPKTYFDDMSQAMKHVQQAAGDNAKNIRFGNGETGWPTDGGSDYGDAKAGTKNAEQYWKQGVCGMLAWGVDVFYFEAFDESWKPLSKGDNGQMMDETHWGLFTADRKLKFDISCPKN, from the exons ATGCGTGTTTCTGGTCTGCTTCCTGCCTTGCTGGCGGCTTTGCCGGCTGCCGCTACCAGCAATGACGGCCGTGGTCTGCTGGGTCTGGCTTTGGGTAACCAGAACGCCGATGGGAGCTGCAAGGCAACCTCCGACTACAAGGCCGACTTTGACGCTATCAAGAGTGTGACGACGCTTGTCCGCACCTACTCCGCTAGCAACTGCGACACTGCTAAGAATATCATTCCTGCTGCGAAGGAGAAGGGATTCAAGGTTGTGCTCGGTGTCTG GCCCGACTATGACCAATCTTTCAACGAAGACTTCAACGCCCTCAAGTCTACCGTTCACGGAAACGAGGATGTCGTTCGTGCGATCACCGTTGGTTCCGAGGTTCTCTACCGTGGTGGCTTGACTGCCGAACAACTCTTGAACCGCATCCAACAAGTCCAGAAGGAGTTCCCCGACCTGAGCGTTGGATTCGTTGAAAGCTGGAACAAGCTCAATGACGGCTCTGCTGACCCTATTCTCCAGGGTGGAGTGAACTATGT CCTCGCCAACGGCTTTGCCTACTGGCAGAACACCCCCATTGACAGCGCTCCCAAAACCTATTTTGATGATATGTCGCAAGCCATGAAGCATGTTCAGCAGGCTGCTGGTGACAACGCGAAGAACATCCGCTTTGGTAACGGCGAAACTGGCTGGCCTACTG ATGGCGGTTCGGACTACGGTGATGCCAAGGCCGGTACCAAGAACGCTGAGCAGTACTGGAAGCAAGGTGTCTGCGGCATGCTCGCCTGGGGTGTGGATGTGTTCTACTTTGAGGCTTTCGACGAGTCATGGAAACCCTTGAGCAAGGGTGACAACGGCCAGATGATGGACGAGACTCACTGGGGTCTGTTCACTGCGGACCGCAAGCTCAAGTTTGACATTTCGTGCCCGAAGAACTAA